The Streptomyces rubrogriseus genomic sequence CCTGCGCGACCTCGGTGCCGTCGCCACGACGTACGGCGAGGGCTGGGTCGAGCGGGTGCGGCGGCTCGGCGATGTCGACGCCGCTCTCGACCTGGCCGGTTCGGGTGTGATCCGGGAGTTGGTCGAGCTGACCGGGAGTCCGGAGCGGGTCGTCAGCATCGCCGATCTGGGGGCGCCCGAGTTCGGCGTCCGGTTCTCCGGTGTGGCCGGAAGCGTGCCGGCGGCGCTCACCGAGGCCGTCGACCTGATCTCTCGCGGGAAGCTCCACATCCCGGTCGAGAAGTCGTACTCACTCGCCGAGGCCGCGTCGGCGCACATCGACAGCCAGGCCGGTCATACGCGCGGGCGCCGGGTCCTCGTGATCTGAGCCTGCCCGAAGCGCAGCGCGGTGTCCGGTCCCGCGGGCCCGGCCGCCTGCCTCACCGAAACGCACTTCGCCACCGGAGCCCGGCCCCGGTGGCGAAGTACGTGATCGTGGTGTGCGGAGAGCGGCGTCAGTCGTCGCCGAGCTTCGAACCCAGGGTGACCTCGGCGGTGTGCTGCTTGCCGCCGCGCTGGTAGGTGACGGTGACCTCGTCGCCGGGCTTGTGGGTCCAGATCTCGCCGATCAGGGTCGGGCCACTGTCGATCACCCGGTCGTCGAGCTTGGTGATGACGTCACCGGGCTTGAGGCCGGCGTCGTCGGCGGGGCCGCCCTTCTCGACCGGGTCGGAGCCGCCCACGCCCTGCTCGGTGAGCTTGGCGCCGTTCGTCGTCTCCTCCAGGGAGACGGAGGCGCCGATCTTCGCGTACACCGGCTTGCCGTTCTTGATCAGCTGCTGGGCGACGAACTTCGCCTGGTTGACCGGGATCGCGAAGCCCAGGCCGATGGAGCCGGCCTGGCCGGTGCCGAAGCCGCCGTTGCCGGTCGACTGGATCGCGGAGTTGATGCCGATGACGTTGCCCTGCGCGTCCAGCAGCGGGCCGCCGGAGTTGCCCGGGTTGATCGACGCGTCGGTCTGCAGGGCGCTCATGTAGGACGCCTTGCTGTCCGCGCTGCCGTCGCTGGAGGCCACGGGGCGGTTCTTGGCGCTGATGATGCCGGTGGTCACGGTGTTGGACAGGCCGAAGGGCGCGCCGATGGCGATTGTCGAGTCGCCGACGGCCACCTTGTCGGAGTCGCCGAGGGGGAGCGGGTTCAGGTCCGAGGGGGCGTTCTCGAGTTTGATGACCGCGACGTCGTAGCCCTGGGCGTGGCCGACCACCTCGGCGTCGTACTTCTTGCCGTCGGGGAAGGTCGCGCTGAGCTTGCCGCCGTCGACCGCCTCCGCCACCACGTGGTTGTTGGTGACGATGTGGCCTTCCTTGTCGAAGACGAAGCCGGTGCCGGTGCCGCCCTCGCCGTTGCTCCCCTCGGCCTGGATGGTGACCGTGCTGGGCAGCGCCTTGGCCGCCACGCCGGCGACGGTGCCCGCCTCACGCTTGACCGAGCCGCCGGTGTCGGAGGCAGAGACCGTGGTGGAGCCGCCCTCGTCGTTGTTCCTGGCCAGGGTGTAGCCGAGGCCGCCGCCCAGGCCGCCCGCGACCAGCGCGGCGATCAGGACACCGGCGAGCACACCACCACGTCCGCGGCCCGGCTTCGGTGCGGGCTGCTGGTACGAGGCGCCCCAGCCACCCGCGCCCCAGCCGCCGGCCCCTTCACCGGGGCCTTCGCCGAAGCCGTTGCCGTTACCGGTGCCGTGGCCGTTACCGGTGCCGTGGCCAATGCCGGCGCCGGTGCCGGTGCCTGTGCCGTTGTCGCTGGGGAAGCTGCCGCCGTAGCCGTTGTCTCCGCCCGCGCCGTACGTCGGGGTCGGCGTCGGGGTGGCGGCCGACTGCGCCGGGGTGCCGGGCGGCTGGGGCGGGGGCCACGAGGCGTCGGGAGCCGTGGAGCCGTCGGACGCCGGGTCCGGGGCCTGGGCGGGGGAGCCGCCGGGGCCTCGGGGGTGGCCGCCGGGGGCTGCTGCGGCGCGGGGGGCTGGGCGGAGGCAGCGGGAGCATCCACCGGCACGGGAGGTGCGGACGGGGCGGGGGGTACCGCGGTGCCCTCGTTCTCGGTGCTCACAGCTTTTCTCCTCGTTCCACGGCTGTTTGTCGCTCACCCTGGTCGCGCTCAGCCACGCTCACGCGCTGCTCCACGGTCCGGCGCGATGCGGATGTGCTGGTGATTTTGTATGCCATCAGCTTTTCCCACGGGCCGTCAGAGCACCATAAGCGGTTGCTGTGGGTCCCC encodes the following:
- a CDS encoding S1C family serine protease; protein product: MSDKQPWNEEKSCEHRERGHRGTPRPVRTSRAGGCSRCLRPAPRAAAAPGGHPRGPGGSPAQAPDPASDGSTAPDASWPPPQPPGTPAQSAATPTPTPTYGAGGDNGYGGSFPSDNGTGTGTGAGIGHGTGNGHGTGNGNGFGEGPGEGAGGWGAGGWGASYQQPAPKPGRGRGGVLAGVLIAALVAGGLGGGLGYTLARNNDEGGSTTVSASDTGGSVKREAGTVAGVAAKALPSTVTIQAEGSNGEGGTGTGFVFDKEGHIVTNNHVVAEAVDGGKLSATFPDGKKYDAEVVGHAQGYDVAVIKLENAPSDLNPLPLGDSDKVAVGDSTIAIGAPFGLSNTVTTGIISAKNRPVASSDGSADSKASYMSALQTDASINPGNSGGPLLDAQGNVIGINSAIQSTGNGGFGTGQAGSIGLGFAIPVNQAKFVAQQLIKNGKPVYAKIGASVSLEETTNGAKLTEQGVGGSDPVEKGGPADDAGLKPGDVITKLDDRVIDSGPTLIGEIWTHKPGDEVTVTYQRGGKQHTAEVTLGSKLGDD